A genomic region of Raphanus sativus cultivar WK10039 chromosome 6, ASM80110v3, whole genome shotgun sequence contains the following coding sequences:
- the LOC130496040 gene encoding probable alkaline/neutral invertase A, chloroplastic, protein MMNAIAFLGNSTMRPSKCILRAFSRLSPSRDAAFQPHPSRFINHNINNQDPYRITKLRNVVPFCTNKPSSVTTQVASEARNLSASKTCTKDTTLDQVIIPKNGFNVKPLTVERLEEDEKDEEVVNGDVRNIDKDGLESVRRKEIEEEAWRLLRQSVVTYCDSPVGTMAANDPTDATPLNYDQVFVRDFVPSALAFLMKGESEIVRNFLLYTLQLQSWEKTVDCYSPGQGLMPASFKVRISPLEEDKFEEVLDPDFGESAIGRVAPVDSGLWWIILLRAYGKITGDYSLQERVDVQTGIKMIANLCLADGFDMFPTLLVTDGSCMIDRRMGIHGHPLEIQALFYSALRSSREMITINDSSKNLVRTINNRLSAISFHIRENYWVDKCKINEIYRYKTEEYSTDATNKFNIYPDQVSPWLMDWIPESRRCGFLVGNLQPAHMDFRFFTLGNLWSVISSLGTPRQNQAILNLIEEKWDDLIGHMPLKICFPALESAEWHIITGSDPKNTPWSYHNGGSWPTLLWQFTLACMKMGRPELAEKAVALAEKRLQADRWPEYYDTRYGKFIGKKSRLYQTWTIAGFLTAKQLLQNPEMASSLFWEEDLELLETCVCVLSKSGRKSCSRAAAKSQILI, encoded by the exons ATGATGAATGCTATCGCTTTCCTTGGAAACTCAACAATGAGACCTTCAAAATGTATTCTCCGTGCGTTCTCAAGACTATCTCCATCTAGAGACGCTGCGTTTCAACCGCATCCTTCCCGGTTCATAAACCATAACATCAACAATCAAGATCCATATAGAATCACCAAACTAAGAAATGTTGTGCCGTTTTGTACTAACAAGCCAAGTTCTGTTACAACTCAGGTTGCTTCTGAGGCAAGAAATCTCTCCGCTTCCAAGACATGCACTAAGGATACGACACTGGATCAAGTCATCATCCCCAAGAACGGCTTTAATGTGAAGCCATTAACCGTCGAGAGGCTagaagaagatgagaaagaTGAAGAGGTTGTCAATGGAGACGTCAGAAACATAGATAAAGACGGTCTGGAGAGTgtcagaagaaaagaaatcGAGGAGGAGGCTTGGAGGTTGCTGAGACAGTCAGTGGTGACGTATTGTGATTCTCCTGTTGGAACAATGGCTGCTAATGATCCAACCGATGCAACACCTTTAAACTATGACCAGGTCTTTGTTAGAGACTTTGTACCTTCGGCTCTTGCTTTCTTGATGAAGGGAGAGAGTGAGATTGTTCGGAACTTCCTTCTTTACACGTTGCAGCTGCAG AGTTGGGAGAAAACAGTTGATTGTTATAGTCCAGGACAAGGATTAATGCCTGCGAGTTTCAAAGTCAGAATTTCACCTCTTGAAGAGGACAAGTTCGAAGAGGTTCTTGATCCAGACTTTGGTGAGTCAGCTATAGGTCGTGTTGCTCCTGTTGATTCTG GTTTATGGTGGATAATATTGTTGAGAGCATATGGGAAGATCACAGGGGACTACTCGTTGCAAGAGAGGGTAGATGTGCAGACAGGGATAAAGATGATTGCAAACTTGTGTTTAGCTGATGGGTTTGATATGTTTCCAACGTTACTAGTCACTGATGGCTCTTGCATGATAGACAGGCGTATGGGTATCCATGGTCACCCTCTTGAGATCCAA GCTTTGTTCTATTCTGCTCTTCGGTCTTCTCGCGAGATGATAACTATTAATGATAGCTCCAAGAACCTAGTAAGGACCATTAACAACAGGCTCAGTGCAATCTCATTCCACATTAGAGAAAACTATTGGGTTGATAAATGCAAAATCAACGAGATTTACCGTTATAAAACTGAGGAGTACTCTACTGATGCAACCAACAAGTTCAACATCTACCCGGACCAGGTTTCTCCGTGGTTAATGGACTGGATTCCTGAAAGCCGTAGGTGTGGTTTTCTTGTTGGAAACCTCCAGCCTGCTCACATGGACTTTAGGTTCTTCACTTTGGGAAACCTTTGGTCAGTTATTTCTTCTTTGGGCACACCAAGACAGAACCAAGCTATACTGAATTTGATTGAAGAGAAATGGGATGATCTCATTGGACATATGCCACTTAAGATATGTTTCCCAGCTTTGGAGTCTGCAGAGTGGCATATAATCACTGGGAGTGACCCAAAGAACAC GCCTTGGTCTTACCATAACGGCGGGTCATGGCCAACGCTTCTCTGGCAA TTCACACTGGCATGCATGAAGATGGGTAGACCAGAGCTAGCAGAGAAAGCAGTTGCATTGGCTGAGAAGAGGCTCCAAGCTGACCGGTGGCCTGAGTACTACGATACAAGATACGGGAAGTTCATCGGAAAAAAGTCCAGGCTTTACCAGACATGGACGATTGCTGGTTTCTTGACAGCCAAGCAGCTATTGCAGAATCCTGAAATGGCATCTTCCTTGTTCTGGGAAGAAGATCTCGAGCTTCTAGAGACTTGTGTTTGTGTTCTATCCAAATCAGGGCGGAAGAGTTGCTCTAGGGCCGCAGCAAAGTCTCAGATTCTTATCTAA
- the LOC130496850 gene encoding transcription factor bHLH150-like, whose amino-acid sequence MLAATARGTTRWSRAILVSRYRMSLRRHKHTKPASAARGGGGRRRKLSVVGYRVRALGGLVPGCERTALPELLDETADYIAALEMQVRAMTALTKILSEFQPSVKIGSGL is encoded by the coding sequence ATGCTCGCGGCTACGGCTCGTGGTACGACTCGGTGGAGCAGAGCCATATTGGTGAGCCGGTACAGGATGAGTCTGCGCCGACACAAGCATACAAAACCGGCTTCGGCGGCTAGGGGAGGTggagggaggaggaggaagtTGTCGGTGGTGGGATATCGAGTCCGGGCGTTAGGTGGGTTGGTGCCGGGTTGTGAGAGAACGGCTTTACCGGAGCTTTTGGACGAGACAGCGGATTACATAGCGGCGTTGGAAATGCAAGTCCGAGCCATGACGGCTCTAACGAAGATTCTGTCTGAGTTTCAGCCGTCCGTTAAAATCGGCTCAGGATTGTAG